Proteins found in one Pyrus communis chromosome 15, drPyrComm1.1, whole genome shotgun sequence genomic segment:
- the LOC137717662 gene encoding blue copper protein-like has product MARTVGLILVFAMVMMPSCLATVYTVGDSSGWDTGVDYSTWTSGKTFEVGDSLVFNYQSQHTVEEVTDSDYKTCTLENSIKSHRGGTTTIPLKTAGTHNYICSSVGHCSMGMKLSVTVQSGSTAAPSGGSDSNSTVPTPASTTKPSSTGNGSSHSSSLVATLWSVISLVGFCMFLLLKVGS; this is encoded by the exons ATGGCCAGAACTGTGGGTTTAATCCTGGTTTTTGCCATGGTCATGATGCCAAGCTGCTTAGCCACTGTGTACACCGTTGGAGACTCCTCTGGGTGGGATACTGGTGTGGATTATAGCACTTGGACTAGTGGCAAGACCTTTGAAGTTGGTGACAGCCTGG TGTTCAACTATCAAAGTCAGCACACGGTGGAAGAAGTGACTGACAGTGACTACAAAACTTGCACTCtggaaaattcaattaaaagtCATCGTGGCGGAACCACCACCATCCCCCTCAAGACTGCCGGGACTCATAACTACATTTGTAGCTCGGTTGGGCATTGTTCGATGGGGATGAAGCTTTCTGTGACTGTACAGTCAGGATCAACCGCAGCACCATCCGGTGGTTCCGACAGTAACTCTACAGTTCCCACCCCTGCAAGTACCACCAAACCCTCATCAACTGGTAATGGGAGTAgccactctagctctcttgttGCGACTTTGTGGAGTGTGATTAGTTTGGTTGGTTTTTGTATGTTCCTTCTACTTAAGGTTGGCAGCTGA
- the LOC137718605 gene encoding blue copper protein-like — MARIVGLVLVVAVVMMPSCLATVYTVGDSSGWASGVDYSTWTSGKTFKVGDSLVFNYGSGHTVDEVTDSDYKTCTVGNSITSDSSGTTTIPLKTAGTHNYICGTVGHCTMGMKLSVTVASGSTAAPSGNGKSTSGGSDGNSTVTTPASTTKPSSTGDGSSHSSSLVVTLWSVISLVGFCMFLLI; from the exons ATGGCCAGAATTGTGGGTTTAGTCCTGGTTGTTGCCGTGGTCATGATGCCAAGCTGCTTAGCCACTGTGTACACCGTTGGAGACTCCTCTGGGTGGGCTAGTGGTGTGGACTATAGCACTTGGACTAGTGGCAAGACCTTTAAAGTCGGTGACAGCCTGG TGTTCAACTATGGAAGTGGGCACACGGTGGACGAAGTGACTGACAGTGACTACAAAACTTGCACTGTGGGAAATTCAATTACAAGTGATAGCAGCGGAACCACCACCATCCCCCTCAAGACTGCCGGGACTCATAACTACATTTGTGGCACGGTTGGGCATTGTACGATGGGGATGAAGCTTTCTGTGACTGTAGCGTCAGGATCAACCGCAGCACCATCCGGCAACGGTAAATCAACATCCGGTGGTTCCGACGGTAACTCTACAGTTACCACCCCTGCAAGTACCACCAAACCCTCATCAACTGGTGATGGGAGTAgccactctagctctcttgttGTGACTTTGTGGAGTGTGATTAGTTTGGTTGGTTTTTGTATGTTCCTTCTAATTTAA
- the LOC137717882 gene encoding early nodulin-like protein 1, translated as MARSSFALLMVTVALLAVSAFSDDKAKVASSTSSQSPSSTPPPSSNPAAATKTPSATPAATPAATTSATPAATPSATQAATPSATPAATPSATQAATPSATPAATPSASSEAPKSSASSTSPSSAPTTSSSSSSPSSSPSSDSPPSPPTSTPASGPSTSDVTSSAPTESTTSAEAPAPSGAAVNRGFSAGSVVAVVIAASFLA; from the coding sequence ATGGCTCGCTCTTCATTCGCGTTGTTGATGGTGACAGTGGCTCTCCTCGCCGTCTCCGCCTTCTCCGACGACAAGGCTAAGGTTGCCTCATCCACCTCCTCCCAATCACCATCATCCACTCCACCACCCTCATCAAACCCAGCAGCAGCTACCAAGACACCATCCGCCACGCCGGCAGCGACCCCAGCAGCGACCACATCCGCCACACCAGCAGCGACCCCATCCGCCACCCAAGCAGCGACCCCATCCGCCACCCCAGCAGCGACCCCATCCGCCACACAAGCAGCGACCCCATCCGCCACCCCAGCAGCGACCCCATCCGCCTCCTCTGAGGCTCCCAAGTCCTCGGCTTCATCAACCTCTCCTTCCTCCGCccccaccacctcctcctcctcctcctccccatCCAGCTCTCCATCATCCGACTCTCCACCCTCACCACCCACCTCTACTCCCGCCTCCGGCCCATCCACCTCCGACGTCACATCTTCTGCTCCTACTGAGTCGACTACGTCTGCTGAGGCTCCCGCCCCATCTGGTGCAGCCGTGAACAGAGGCTTCTCTGCCGGTTCCGTGGTCGCCGTCGTCATCGCGGCGTCGTTTTTGGCCTAG
- the LOC137717854 gene encoding isoamylase 3, chloroplastic-like, whose protein sequence is MMLRTPHLYDSNTSMFPLFASPPSSHASASCTVASSVIEMGLKWSKHASGSNQHGAVRKTRNGARHSTASAYGRRAQERVLEEEATQLSESSPSWKLFPGQAFPLGVSEVDSGINFAIFSQHATAVTLCLSFPESLGGLDGGMMELPLDRNVNKTGDIWHICIQDFPRSNVLYGYRMDGPRGWHQGHRFDSSIVLVDPYAKLVEGRRIFGDTPKKLSKFLGTYDFDSLPFYWGDNYKLPNVPEKDLVIYEMNVRAYTADESSGLDPDIRGSYLGVIQKIPHLRELGINAVELLPVFEFDEFEFQRRPNPRDHMINTWGYSTINFFAPMSRYASAGGGPLKASQEFKQMVKALHGAGIEVILDVVYNHTNEADDANPYTTSFRGIDNKVYYMLDVNNNGQLLNYTGCGNTLNCNHPVVMELILDSLRHWVTEYHVDGFRFDLASVLCRGADGTPLDAPPLIRAIAKDAILSRCKIISEPWDCGGLYLVGRFPNWDRWAEWNGKYRDDLRRFIKGDSGMKGSFATRVSGSADLYKVNKRKPYHSVNFIIAHDGFTLYDLVSYNFKHNDANGEGGNDGNNDNLSWNCGHEGETDDSTVKAIRSRQMKNFHLALMISQGTPMMLMGDEYGHTRHGNNNSYGHDTALNHFQWGLLKARNNNRFRFFKEVIKFRQAHRVFGRDTFLEKHDVTWHEDNWYNYESKFLAFTFHDNSEGDIYLAFNAHDYFIKVPMPAPPVKRKWFRVVDTNLESPNDIVPDGVPGIAGTYNMAPFSSILLQAK, encoded by the exons ATGATGCTTCGAACCCCACATTTGTACGATTCAAATACCTCCATGTTCCCTCTCTTTGCATCTCCCCCTTCATCTCACGCTAGTGCTTCATGCACAGTGGCTTCTTCTGTCATTGAAATGGG ATTGAAGTGGAGTAAACATGCATCGGGTAGCAATCAGCATGGAGCTGTCAGAAAG ACCAGGAATGGGGCCAGGCATAGTACGGCCAGTGCTTACGGTCGGCGTGCTCAAGAACGTGTACTTGAG GAAGAAGCAACCCAACTGTCAGAATCCAGCCCATCATGGAAACTTTTCCCAGGTCAAGCTTTTCCGTTGGGTGTATCAGAAGTTGACAGTGGGATAAATTTTGCTATCTTTTCACAGCATGCAACAGCTGTCACACTATGCTTATCATTTCCAGAGAG CCTTGGAGGCCTGGATGGTGGAATGATGGAGCTGCCTTTGGATCGTAATGTTAACAAGACCGGTGACATTTGGCACATATGTATCCAG GATTTTCCGAGGAGCAATGTTCTTTATGGTTATCGTATGGATGGGCCACGAGGTTGGCATCAGGGACATCGATTTGACAGCAGCATTGTGCTTGTGGATCCTTACGCAAAGCTAGTTGAAGGCCGTCGAATTTTTGGAGATACCCCAAAAAAGTTATCTAAATTTCTTGGAACTTATGATTTTGATAGCTTGCCTTTTTACTGGGGAGACAACTACAAGCTCCCAAATGTACCTGAG AAGGATCTTGTTATCTACGAAATGAATGTTCGTGCATATACAGCTGATGAATCCAGCGGTTTGGATCCTGATATACGTGGTAGCTACCTTGGTGTGATCCAGAAG ATTCCACACCTTCGAGAGCTTGGTATCAATGCAGTGGAACTGCTGCCGGTTTTCGAATTTGATGAGTTTGAGTTCCAGAGGAGACCAAATCCTAGAGATCACATG ATAAACACATGGGGCTATTCGACAATAAATTTCTTTGCTCCTATGAGCCGCTATGCAAGTGCTGGTGGAGGACCCCTTAAGGCTTCTCAGGAATTTAAACAAATGGTTAAAGCCTTGCATGGTGCTGGGATAGAG GTCATTTTGGATGTTGTCTATAATCATACTAATGAAGCTGATGATGCCAACCCCTATACAACTTCATTTCGCGGCATAGATAATAAG GTTTACTACATGCTGGACGTAAACAACAATGGCCAATTACTTAACTACACTGGCTGCG GGAACACATTAAACTGTAACCATCCTGTTGTCATGGAGCTCATTCTTGACAGTTTAAGACATTG GGTTACTGAATATCATGTGGATGGATTTAGATTTGACCTTGCCAGTGTTCTTTGTCGGGGAGCAGATGGAACTCCTCTTGACGCACCACCACTTATTAGG GCTATTGCAAAAGATGCCATCTTATCAAGATGTAAAATCATTTCCGAACCTTGGGATTGTGGAGGCCTTTATCTTGTTGGAAGATTTCCAAATTGGGACAG GTGGGCTGAATGGAATGGGAAATATCGTGATGACTTAAGGAGATTTATAAAG GGTGACTCTGGTATGAAAGGAAGTTTTGCCACCCGCGTTTCTGGATCTGCTGACCTTTACAAA GTGAATAAGCGCAAACCCTATCACAGTGTTAATTTTATTATTGCGCATGATGGGTTCACACTATATGATCTTGTTTCATACAATTTCAAG CACAATGATGCTAATGGAGAAGGAGGAAATGATGGAAATAACGATAATTTGAGCTGGAATTGTGGTCATGAAG GAGAAACTGATGATTCTACTGTTAAAGCTATTCGCTCCCGCCAAATGAAAAACTTTCATTTGGCATTAATGATATCCCAG GGAACCCCAATGATGCTGATGGGGGATGAATATGGGCATACTCGACATGGAAATAACAACAGTTATGGGCATGATACTGCTCTTAACCATTTCCAGTGGGGACTG TTGAAGGCACGGAACAACAATCGCTTCAGGTTTTTCAAGGAGGTGATAAAGTTTCGACAAGCACATCGTGTATTTGGTCGTGATACATTTCTTGAGAAA CATGATGTGACATGGCATGAAGACAACTGGTACAACTATGAGAGCAAATTCCTTGCATTTAC gtttcATGACAATAGTGAAGGCGACATCTATTTGGCATTCAATGCGCATGACTATTTTATTAAAGTTCCAATGCCCGCACCACCGGTCAAGAGGAAATGGTTTCGTGTG GTTGACACTAATTTGGAGTCTCCCAATGACATCGTGCCTGATGGCGTCCCGGGCATTGCAGGCACTTACAACATGGCCCCCTTCTCCTCAATTCTTCTTCAAGCAAAGTGA